DNA sequence from the Candidatus Omnitrophota bacterium genome:
CACCATGCCCGCTTCAGGATATTTTGCTCCGACATGCATTGATTCATCAGAAAGTGCATCTATAAGATAGGGTATCGAGGTTTCGTTACCCTGTTCTCCGAGGATTCTTGCAGCGTCAGCCCGTAATGCCGTTTGGGGGCCATTCAATGCTTGATGCAATAGATTTATTTCAATCTTTTCATTCTTTTCTATTTTTTCGAATAAAACAGGAATGAGTTCTTGCGGTAAGGGACCAATAGTTGGGGCAAGCGGTGTCATGTCCATTTCGGCCAAGGCAATATTTGAAACGAGCAAGATTAACAGTAAGGTAATTATGTTTTTAGTCATTTTTCTTCCGTTATTATTAAACATAACGTTTGAACTCAGCGGCTGGCACCTTAAAACAGGATGCTGGGACAGTCCGCTGGAGTGAAATGTTCTCCGTTTTAATTATTCTTTAATATTTCCCCAGCGGTGTGAAAATGTACTTTTTTACTGCGCTCTTTCACTTCGT
Encoded proteins:
- a CDS encoding HEAT repeat domain-containing protein, which encodes MTKNIITLLLILLVSNIALAEMDMTPLAPTIGPLPQELIPVLFEKIEKNEKIEINLLHQALNGPQTALRADAARILGEQGNETSIPYLIDALSDESMHVGAKYPEAGMVTTRYWANESLKKLTKEDFGFIWNDPERIHAIIKWRKWYIKKYNVPRKQT